One genomic window of Bacteroidales bacterium includes the following:
- a CDS encoding FAD/NAD(P)-binding oxidoreductase, with product MKKILILGGGTAGTMMANKLFKALDRQEWEITIVDQHKTHYYQPGFLFIPFGIYNKSDVIKPKGDFFPSGMQVIYQEIDRIEGGENRVHLMDGTCMKYDFLIIATGTQTRPDETPGLLGNEWYKSIFDFYTVEGAVALQRFFKNWEGGKLVLCISELPFKCPVAPIEFVCLAEAYFTEKGIRDKVDITYVTPLPGAFTKPIATKMLSQLLDEKNIKVVPEFYLESVDNEKKVIRSYDEVEIPFDVLTIVPVNMGSEMIERSGLGDDMNYVDTDKETLQSRKFENIFVLGDAANIPTSKAGSVAHFAAEILFENMMSAMENRPLTARFDGHANCYIETGYGKGALIDFNYDTEPLPGTFPLPGIGPFGLLKNTKINHYGKMIFRWIYWHILLRGKEMPIEAHMTMAGKKNHID from the coding sequence ATGAAAAAGATTTTAATACTGGGTGGGGGAACAGCTGGCACCATGATGGCCAATAAGCTTTTCAAGGCACTGGATCGCCAGGAATGGGAGATCACAATCGTGGATCAGCATAAGACCCATTATTATCAACCGGGCTTTCTGTTCATTCCATTCGGAATCTACAATAAAAGTGATGTTATAAAGCCCAAGGGAGATTTCTTTCCCTCGGGAATGCAGGTGATCTATCAGGAAATTGACCGCATTGAAGGGGGAGAGAACAGGGTACACCTGATGGACGGTACCTGTATGAAGTATGACTTCCTGATTATTGCCACCGGCACCCAGACCCGGCCGGATGAGACTCCCGGACTCCTGGGTAATGAGTGGTATAAAAGTATTTTCGATTTTTATACCGTTGAGGGCGCTGTGGCACTGCAGCGTTTTTTTAAGAACTGGGAAGGAGGGAAACTGGTCCTGTGCATTTCCGAGTTACCATTTAAATGTCCGGTGGCCCCTATTGAATTTGTATGCCTGGCCGAAGCCTACTTTACAGAGAAGGGGATCAGGGATAAGGTGGATATTACCTATGTGACACCACTACCCGGAGCTTTCACCAAACCCATTGCCACAAAGATGCTCAGCCAGCTCCTGGATGAAAAGAATATTAAAGTGGTGCCGGAGTTTTATCTGGAAAGTGTGGATAATGAAAAAAAGGTCATCAGGTCCTACGACGAGGTGGAGATCCCGTTTGATGTGCTGACCATCGTTCCTGTAAATATGGGTTCGGAGATGATCGAACGAAGCGGGCTGGGTGATGATATGAATTATGTGGATACCGATAAGGAGACCCTTCAGTCCAGGAAGTTTGAAAATATTTTTGTGCTGGGTGATGCCGCCAACATACCGACCTCAAAAGCAGGCTCCGTGGCGCATTTTGCAGCTGAAATCCTCTTCGAGAATATGATGAGTGCCATGGAGAACAGGCCGCTGACGGCCCGGTTCGACGGACATGCCAACTGCTATATTGAGACCGGGTACGGTAAAGGTGCATTAATCGACTTCAATTACGATACCGAGCCCTTGCCCGGAACCTTCCCCCTGCCGGGGATCGGTCCTTTCGGATTGCTAAAGAATACCAAGATCAATCATTACGGTAAGATGATCTTCCGCTGGATATACTGGCATATCCTGCTGCGTGGGAAAGAGATGCCCATAGAGGCCCATATGACCATGGCTGGAAAGAAGAACCACATTGATTAA
- a CDS encoding Crp/Fnr family transcriptional regulator — MDPGCTCEFCELRELFVVNLDEEHMDLLCSSKVEKEFLTGETIIKEGTRIQDFSYLKSGLVKLFRRDQGGKEQIITIAKPKDYVSLLSVFSNEYYNYSVTALEDSVTCNLNMTEIKALIINDGKLALNLLGKMSRVADTIILESLEIRKKHLRGRVAYLLIYFSTKIFYSDEFELPLTRKEMAEFVGMTTENVIRTLSEFRRDGILKIYGKTIHISNMESLQSIAEFG, encoded by the coding sequence ATGGATCCGGGTTGTACTTGTGAATTCTGTGAACTCAGAGAGCTTTTCGTGGTGAACCTGGATGAAGAACACATGGATCTGTTGTGTTCCAGCAAGGTAGAAAAGGAGTTTTTAACCGGGGAGACCATCATCAAAGAAGGGACCCGGATACAGGATTTCTCCTATCTGAAAAGCGGGTTGGTAAAACTGTTCCGAAGGGATCAAGGCGGGAAGGAACAGATCATTACCATTGCAAAACCTAAGGATTACGTTAGCCTGCTCAGCGTTTTCTCGAACGAATATTACAATTATTCCGTTACAGCGCTGGAAGACTCTGTCACCTGTAACCTGAATATGACGGAGATCAAAGCCCTGATCATCAATGACGGGAAACTCGCCCTGAATCTGCTTGGTAAAATGAGCAGGGTGGCAGATACCATCATCCTTGAATCTTTAGAAATCCGTAAGAAGCATCTGAGGGGACGCGTGGCTTATCTCCTGATTTATTTTTCCACGAAAATATTCTACTCGGATGAATTTGAACTTCCGCTCACCCGGAAGGAAATGGCAGAGTTCGTGGGCATGACCACAGAAAACGTGATCCGGACCCTGAGCGAGTTCCGCCGGGACGGAATTCTGAAAATTTATGGCAAAACCATCCATATTTCCAATATGGAGTCTCTTCAATCCATTGCTGAATTTGGCTAA
- a CDS encoding M14 family zinc carboxypeptidase — protein sequence MEQIQKKHPEMVSILHLTSTPGGRPLYMIQIGNRHEKTRAENPSIFVAANLEGNRPLATEGAVFLAETLLSDPVHTDSLNWYILPLGNPDAASGFFESPLAEDSRNDLPTNDDMDDLTDEDGVNDLNGDGWITKMRQVHPDGEWIISDTDPRLMQKADPKKGEQGVYKLYSEGTDGDGDGKYNEDGPGGTNVGLNFPQLFKHYTSDGGLFPGSSPEAYALMKFVFEHPGIAMIVSFGSTNWCYKPPIGGRKGEKDLNKIRLTERQARQFSLDQNRTYSLTELLEILKSGNPQMQMDESALAGYLGLGAALNPQEGDLLFYEKYAEAYKSYLKEQGAGQERTDPAPAKDGSLELWGYFQVGVPVFSLDLWGLSKIDSANLEETLLAYSDSQPGQRGFVEWEPFDHPSLGSVEIGGFIPYLETTPPYEWTDSLLNLHIPWILKLAGELPDLHIYEVRTTSKGKGIYQLDIWIENRAFIPFPTNMGNRNRQPAPAVLSLEGEALEFISGYPRIPIGRVDGNSRVKTTWIIQMEKPGSINLKLESKTAGHDQLTINIGG from the coding sequence ATGGAGCAAATCCAGAAAAAACATCCGGAAATGGTAAGCATCCTTCATTTGACAAGCACCCCCGGGGGAAGGCCCCTGTATATGATTCAGATAGGGAATCGACATGAAAAGACCCGGGCAGAAAATCCTTCCATTTTTGTGGCGGCCAATCTCGAAGGTAACAGGCCACTGGCAACCGAAGGAGCTGTCTTCCTGGCGGAAACCTTACTCTCGGACCCGGTCCATACCGACTCCCTGAACTGGTACATCCTTCCCCTGGGGAATCCGGATGCTGCGTCCGGATTTTTTGAAAGCCCCCTGGCTGAAGATTCAAGGAATGACCTTCCGACCAATGACGACATGGATGATCTTACTGATGAAGATGGAGTGAATGATCTCAACGGCGATGGTTGGATCACCAAAATGCGCCAGGTTCATCCCGATGGTGAATGGATCATCTCTGATACCGACCCCAGACTGATGCAAAAAGCAGATCCGAAAAAAGGGGAACAGGGAGTATATAAGCTTTACTCCGAAGGAACAGATGGGGATGGGGATGGAAAATACAATGAAGATGGTCCGGGTGGAACCAATGTGGGGCTTAACTTTCCACAGCTTTTCAAACACTATACCTCCGACGGCGGGCTTTTCCCGGGATCCAGCCCTGAAGCCTATGCCCTTATGAAATTTGTCTTTGAACATCCCGGGATTGCCATGATCGTATCATTCGGATCAACCAACTGGTGCTACAAGCCACCCATTGGAGGGAGAAAGGGAGAAAAGGACCTCAACAAGATCCGGCTGACAGAGAGGCAGGCCCGGCAGTTTAGCCTAGATCAGAACAGGACCTACAGCCTGACAGAACTGCTGGAAATTTTAAAGTCCGGGAATCCGCAAATGCAAATGGATGAGAGCGCCCTCGCAGGATACCTGGGATTGGGTGCAGCTTTAAATCCCCAGGAAGGGGACCTGCTCTTTTATGAAAAATACGCCGAAGCCTATAAATCCTATCTGAAAGAACAGGGAGCCGGCCAGGAACGAACGGATCCTGCTCCGGCAAAGGATGGTTCGCTCGAGCTTTGGGGCTATTTCCAGGTGGGTGTTCCGGTATTCAGTCTGGATCTGTGGGGATTGAGCAAAATAGATTCTGCAAACCTGGAAGAGACCTTGCTTGCTTATTCGGACAGCCAGCCGGGACAGAGAGGCTTTGTGGAGTGGGAGCCTTTTGATCACCCTAGCCTGGGAAGCGTTGAAATTGGCGGTTTTATTCCCTATCTGGAAACCACTCCTCCTTACGAATGGACAGATTCTCTGCTGAACCTGCATATCCCCTGGATCCTGAAACTGGCAGGGGAATTACCGGATCTGCATATCTATGAAGTCAGAACGACCTCAAAGGGCAAGGGTATATACCAACTGGATATCTGGATAGAGAACCGGGCATTTATCCCCTTCCCCACAAATATGGGCAACAGGAACAGACAACCCGCTCCGGCGGTGCTTTCCCTGGAGGGAGAAGCGCTGGAGTTCATCTCCGGATACCCGCGAATACCAATCGGCCGGGTAGATGGAAATTCACGGGTCAAAACCACATGGATCATTCAGATGGAAAAACCCGGCAGTATAAACCTGAAGCTGGAAAGCAAAACCGCCGGCCATGACCAGCTTACCATAAACATAGGAGGATAG
- a CDS encoding M14 family metallopeptidase — translation MKKSFILVFAISIIATTFTSAQDAGLTLRFDHYYDYGQLVEAMQKLHQAYPGLTALDLVGYSEEDRAIYALTISNPKTGDHLSKPGVYVDGNIHGNEVQAGEVCLYLANRLLSLYGSNEQITSLVDKNSFYIIPAVNVDGRYHFFEDANTSSSSRSLLRPKDDDRDGLFDEDPNDDLDGDGNICDMRKRDPNGTHRTDPYDSRLMVRVKPGEKGEWILLGREGIDNDGDGRINEDTEGYVDPNRNWGYNWAPNYVQRGAGYYPLSGTGLKAIADYLLNRPNVIMVWAFHNSGGMFLRGPSTQEEGEFPQGDLRVYDYLGKNSEMITPGYQYLLVWKDLYSTYGDFTGFTTNIIGSYGFVGELYQSSAETYALNEKLKKPGERSREEGAEDSNHQRLQFNDHVVQGELFKPWTPFNHPVYGEIEIGGWTKMSSRLPHPFMLQDLVHRNASAVIFTAAQTPEIKAELIEKKEIGKNLYQVRIRLINNHAIPTLTYQSLKNKSHRQDILKVSGPSIQVVAGGKLLDAHLNQSEYKEHKPQIQFIQIPGFGKVEYQFLISGKGSVVVDYSSLKARDQQLEFNL, via the coding sequence ATGAAAAAGAGCTTCATACTAGTATTCGCTATAAGCATTATAGCCACCACCTTCACCTCCGCACAGGATGCAGGCCTTACACTTCGCTTCGATCACTATTACGATTACGGCCAGCTGGTGGAGGCCATGCAAAAACTGCACCAGGCCTATCCCGGGCTGACTGCTCTGGATCTGGTGGGATACAGCGAGGAGGACAGGGCCATCTATGCACTGACCATTTCAAATCCAAAAACCGGCGATCATTTGTCGAAGCCAGGCGTCTATGTGGACGGCAATATTCATGGCAACGAGGTTCAGGCCGGAGAAGTCTGTCTTTACCTGGCAAACAGGCTGCTGTCACTTTATGGCAGCAATGAACAAATCACCTCCCTGGTAGATAAGAACAGTTTTTACATCATCCCGGCTGTGAATGTGGATGGACGCTATCATTTTTTTGAAGATGCCAATACTTCCAGTTCGAGCCGTAGCCTGCTCAGGCCGAAAGATGATGACAGAGACGGTCTGTTTGATGAAGATCCTAACGATGACCTGGATGGGGACGGAAATATCTGTGACATGCGAAAAAGGGATCCCAACGGAACCCACCGGACCGATCCCTACGATTCCAGGCTGATGGTCCGGGTGAAGCCCGGAGAGAAGGGAGAATGGATACTCCTGGGCCGGGAAGGCATTGATAATGATGGAGACGGAAGGATCAACGAAGACACCGAGGGCTATGTGGATCCAAACAGGAACTGGGGCTACAACTGGGCCCCCAACTATGTCCAGAGAGGAGCCGGATACTACCCCTTATCGGGAACAGGCCTGAAAGCCATTGCAGACTATTTGCTCAACCGGCCCAATGTGATCATGGTCTGGGCCTTTCATAATTCGGGGGGAATGTTTCTCAGAGGACCTTCCACCCAGGAGGAGGGAGAGTTTCCCCAGGGCGATCTGAGAGTTTATGACTACCTGGGCAAAAACAGCGAGATGATCACTCCGGGATATCAGTACCTGCTGGTCTGGAAGGACCTTTACTCCACCTATGGGGATTTTACCGGTTTTACCACCAATATCATTGGATCCTATGGTTTTGTAGGAGAATTGTATCAATCTTCGGCCGAAACCTACGCGCTGAATGAAAAGTTGAAAAAACCGGGTGAGAGAAGCCGGGAAGAGGGAGCCGAGGATTCAAATCATCAGCGTCTGCAGTTTAATGACCATGTGGTGCAGGGCGAACTCTTCAAACCGTGGACCCCTTTCAATCATCCGGTTTATGGAGAGATTGAGATTGGCGGATGGACAAAAATGAGTTCCAGGCTGCCCCATCCTTTTATGCTCCAGGACCTGGTTCACAGAAACGCCAGCGCAGTAATTTTTACAGCTGCTCAGACTCCCGAAATTAAAGCAGAGCTCATCGAAAAAAAGGAAATTGGGAAAAACCTATACCAGGTCAGAATCCGCCTGATAAATAATCATGCCATACCCACGCTCACTTACCAATCCTTGAAAAACAAATCACACCGACAGGATATTCTGAAGGTTTCCGGACCGTCCATTCAGGTGGTGGCCGGCGGAAAGTTGCTGGATGCTCACCTGAACCAGAGTGAATATAAAGAACACAAGCCACAAATCCAGTTTATCCAGATACCGGGTTTTGGAAAGGTGGAATATCAGTTCCTGATTTCAGGAAAAGGAAGTGTGGTGGTGGATTATTCCTCCTTAAAAGCCAGGGACCAGCAACTGGAGTTTAATCTTTAG
- the asnB gene encoding asparagine synthase B — MCGFSVYTGDDRMLRLQVVSEFQKIKYRGPDNSVACDLGSHGWMGFHRLKIIDTSDAGNQPLIHKGLHLVANGEVYNYKSLKEHYEESYTFRSESDCEVIIPMFMELGMEETARQLDAEFVCVLYDAEVDKYYAARDPVGIRPMFYGYASDGKIMFASEMKALSKLCTVVRPFPPGHIFDGEKFISYRDISAVEEETGEETGEVFAQINKYLTRAVEKRLQADVPVGFLCSGGLDSSLVCAIAARMMDKPIRTFAVGIDKDPIDTKYARIVADYLGADHTEVLFTKQDIFDTLSTLIYHIETYDITTIRASMGMYLVSKYISEHTDIKVLMTGEISDEIFGYKYTDFAPSPSAFQQEAEKRLKEIYMYDVLRADRSISSNGLEARVPFGDLDFVKYVMSIPPEKKMNFTGIGKYLLRKAFEGDYLPHDILYREKAAFSDAVGHSVVDNLKAYAEEMYSDEDLMDAELKYTHATPISKESLMYRDIFESHFPGRSKAVADFWMPNKEWDNCDVNDPSARVLPNYGKSGE; from the coding sequence ATGTGTGGATTTTCGGTTTATACAGGCGATGACAGGATGCTGCGGCTACAGGTGGTCAGCGAGTTTCAAAAAATAAAATACAGGGGTCCGGATAATTCGGTGGCCTGTGACCTTGGAAGCCATGGATGGATGGGCTTTCACCGGCTGAAGATCATCGATACATCGGACGCCGGGAACCAGCCCCTGATCCACAAAGGACTGCACCTGGTTGCCAATGGGGAGGTATACAACTACAAAAGCCTGAAGGAGCATTACGAAGAGTCCTATACCTTCCGGTCGGAGAGCGATTGTGAAGTGATCATTCCCATGTTTATGGAACTGGGGATGGAAGAGACGGCGCGGCAGCTCGACGCCGAGTTTGTCTGCGTGCTTTACGATGCCGAGGTGGACAAGTATTATGCTGCCAGGGATCCGGTAGGTATCCGCCCCATGTTTTATGGCTATGCCTCCGACGGAAAGATCATGTTCGCGAGTGAAATGAAAGCCCTGAGCAAGCTTTGCACGGTAGTCAGGCCTTTCCCCCCGGGTCACATCTTCGATGGAGAAAAGTTTATTTCTTACCGGGATATTTCAGCGGTCGAAGAGGAGACCGGGGAGGAGACCGGGGAGGTCTTCGCACAAATAAACAAATACCTCACCCGGGCGGTGGAAAAAAGGCTGCAGGCCGATGTGCCGGTAGGATTTCTTTGCAGCGGCGGACTCGATTCCAGCCTGGTGTGTGCCATTGCAGCCCGGATGATGGACAAACCCATCCGGACCTTTGCGGTTGGTATTGACAAAGATCCCATCGACACCAAATATGCCCGGATTGTTGCTGATTACCTGGGGGCCGATCATACCGAAGTGCTCTTCACCAAACAGGATATTTTTGACACCCTGAGCACTCTGATCTACCATATTGAGACCTATGATATCACCACCATCAGGGCCTCCATGGGCATGTACCTGGTGAGCAAATACATTAGCGAACATACAGATATCAAGGTCCTGATGACCGGGGAGATCAGCGATGAGATCTTCGGCTACAAGTATACCGATTTTGCTCCCTCCCCTTCTGCCTTCCAGCAAGAGGCGGAGAAGCGCCTGAAAGAGATCTATATGTACGATGTGCTGAGGGCCGACCGGAGTATCTCCTCCAACGGACTGGAGGCCAGGGTTCCTTTCGGAGATCTGGATTTCGTCAAATATGTAATGAGCATCCCGCCCGAAAAAAAGATGAACTTCACCGGCATTGGCAAATATTTATTGCGCAAGGCCTTTGAGGGTGACTATCTTCCGCATGACATTTTATACCGGGAGAAGGCGGCATTCTCTGATGCAGTGGGTCACAGTGTGGTAGACAACCTGAAGGCCTATGCCGAAGAAATGTACAGCGATGAGGACCTGATGGATGCCGAACTGAAATATACCCATGCCACACCCATTTCCAAGGAGTCGCTGATGTACCGCGATATCTTCGAGTCTCACTTCCCCGGCCGTTCAAAAGCCGTGGCCGATTTCTGGATGCCCAACAAAGAGTGGGACAACTGCGATGTAAATGATCCCAGTGCACGGGTGCTTCCCAATTATGGGAAAAGCGGAGAATAG
- a CDS encoding TetR/AcrR family transcriptional regulator — protein sequence MSSKYNPKREQILKTGKELFWKFGFKRVTIEEICKEAGTSKMTFYKYFSNKMDLVKTIMDRILQDSLEKYRQILASDIPYSEKVTGMIQLKRDQIETMSSEFFRDYVQSGDPELLAYLEKVSVESMQIFMDDFHKAQEKGDIRKDLKVEFIMIVMNRLIDMAHEHALLDLYKNPQDLVLEITKFLFYGILNRELHT from the coding sequence ATGAGCTCTAAGTATAATCCTAAAAGGGAACAAATCCTGAAGACCGGAAAGGAATTATTCTGGAAATTTGGCTTCAAAAGGGTCACCATTGAGGAGATCTGCAAGGAGGCCGGCACCAGTAAAATGACCTTCTACAAATATTTCAGCAACAAGATGGATCTGGTGAAAACCATCATGGACAGGATTCTCCAGGACTCCCTGGAAAAATACAGACAAATATTGGCCAGCGATATTCCCTATTCGGAAAAAGTAACTGGCATGATCCAGCTGAAAAGAGATCAGATCGAAACCATGAGCAGCGAGTTTTTCAGAGATTATGTTCAGAGTGGCGATCCCGAATTACTTGCATATCTGGAAAAGGTTTCCGTGGAAAGCATGCAAATTTTCATGGACGACTTCCATAAAGCGCAAGAGAAGGGGGATATCCGGAAAGATCTCAAAGTGGAATTTATCATGATTGTCATGAACCGCCTGATTGATATGGCCCATGAGCATGCGCTTCTGGACCTGTACAAAAATCCCCAGGACCTGGTTTTGGAAATTACCAAATTCCTTTTTTACGGCATCCTCAACAGGGAGCTTCATACTTGA
- a CDS encoding ABC transporter ATP-binding protein → MKNGSIITIENLIKSFPVGVGKFTALNDISLTFEKGEFSGIVGPSGSGKTTLLNILGSLDTPSQGLTNVLGTTSSQRNPKVAATLRKKHIGFIFQTYNLMSVYTVYENVEFPLLLLKTPSAERRKAVLEALEWVGLTDKIKSKPPMLSGGESQRVAIARAMVKKPDLVLADEPTANLDAKNSHHILQTMEKLNKELETTFVFATHDEKVIGYLRRIIRLEDGKVVSDENVKNRKP, encoded by the coding sequence ATGAAAAACGGAAGTATTATCACCATTGAAAACCTGATCAAGAGTTTTCCTGTTGGTGTGGGCAAATTCACCGCCCTGAATGACATTTCACTCACTTTCGAAAAAGGAGAGTTCTCCGGTATTGTGGGCCCGTCCGGCTCTGGCAAAACCACCCTGCTGAATATCCTGGGTTCTCTGGATACACCCAGCCAGGGGCTTACCAATGTTCTGGGAACCACATCCTCTCAGAGGAATCCAAAGGTAGCTGCAACCTTAAGAAAAAAGCATATCGGGTTCATCTTCCAGACCTACAACCTGATGTCTGTATACACGGTCTACGAAAACGTGGAGTTCCCGCTTCTCTTGCTGAAGACGCCTTCTGCCGAACGCAGAAAGGCGGTCCTGGAAGCCCTGGAATGGGTCGGACTCACCGATAAAATAAAATCAAAACCCCCCATGCTGTCAGGAGGTGAAAGCCAGCGGGTTGCCATAGCCAGAGCCATGGTAAAAAAGCCGGACCTGGTCCTGGCCGACGAGCCCACCGCCAATCTGGATGCAAAAAATTCTCACCACATTCTCCAGACCATGGAGAAACTGAATAAAGAACTGGAAACCACCTTTGTTTTCGCTACCCACGATGAAAAAGTGATCGGATATCTGAGACGGATCATCAGGCTGGAGGATGGCAAGGTGGTTTCAGATGAGAACGTAAAAAACAGAAAACCATGA